A single region of the Triticum dicoccoides isolate Atlit2015 ecotype Zavitan chromosome 2B, WEW_v2.0, whole genome shotgun sequence genome encodes:
- the LOC119367308 gene encoding UDP-glucosyltransferase 29-like, translating to MAQAESERMRVVMFPWLAHGHISPYLELAKRLVASASDNHLNVVVHLLSTPVNLASLAHHQTDRIKLVELHLPVLPDLPPVLHTTKGLPARLMPVLKRACDLAAARFGALLDDLRPDILVYDFIQPWAPLEAEARGVPAVHFATCGAAAKAFFAHCLKTDRHPSAFPFETISLGGVDEDAKYTAMLAAHQDSTALVPERDRVPLSLERSSGFVAIKSCADIEGKYMDYLSQLLGKEIVPTGPLLVDSGGSEEEHDGGRIMRWLDGKEPGTVLLVSFGSEYFMSERQMAQVARGLELSGVPFLWVVRFPNAEDDARGAARSMPPGFAPARGLVVEGWAPQRRILSHPSCGAFLTHCGWSSVLESMAAGVPMVALPLHIDQPLNANLALEVGAAAARVKQEQFGEFQAEELAEAVRVAVTGEEGLAARHRARELREVVARNNSDDRQIGRLIQRMAQLCGKGQTMPN from the coding sequence ATGGCGCAGGCGGAGAGCGAGCGCATGCGCGTGGTCATGTTCCCGTGGCTGGCGCACGGCCACATCAGCCCGTACCTCGAGCTGGCCAAGCGCCTCGTCGCCAGCGCCTCCGACAACCACCTAAACGTCGTCGTCCACCTCCTCTCCACGCCGGTCAACCTCGCGTCGCTCGCACATCACCAGACGGACAGGATCAAGCTCGTTGAGCTCCACCTGCCGGTGCTCCCTGACCTCCCGCCCGTGCTGCACACCACCAAGGGCCTCCCGGCCCGCCTCATGCCGGTCCTCAAGCGCGCCTGCGACCTCGCCGCGGCACGCTTCGGCGCGCTCCTCGATGACCTCCGCCCGGACATCCTCGTCTACGACTTCATCCAGCCGTGGGCGCCGCTCGAGGCCGAGGCGCGCGGCGTGCCGGCTGTCCACTTCGCCACCTGCGGCGCCGCTGCGAAGGCGTTCTTTGCCCACTGCCTGAAGACGGACCGGCACCCCAGCGCCTTCCCGTTCGAGACCATCAGCCTCGGCGGCGTCGACGAGGATGCCAAGTACACGGCGATGCTCGCCGCCCACCAAGACAGCACCGCGCTGGTTCCCGAGCGCGACCGCGTACCGCTCAGCCTGGAGCGCTCGTCCGGGTTCGTGGCCATCAAGTCCTGCGCCGACATCGAGGGTAAGTACATGGACTATCTGTCGCAGCTCTTGGGCAAGGAGATCGTCCCCACCGGCCCGTTACTCGTCGACTCCGGTGGATCGGAGGAGGAGCACGATGGCGGCCGCATCATGCGGTGGCTGGACGGCAAGGAGCCGGGCACCGTGCTGCTCGTATCGTTCGGCAGTGAGTACTTCATGTCGGAGCGCCAGATGGCCCAGGTGGCTCGCGGGCTGGAGCTCAGTGGGGTCCCCTTCCTGTGGGTGGTTCGGTTTCCGAACGCAGAGGACGACGCCCGCGGCGCGGCGAGGTCCATGCCGCCGGGGTTCGCGCCGGCGCGCGGGCTGGTGGTGGAAGGGTGGGCGCCGCAGCGGCGCATCCTGTCGCACCCTTCCTGCGGCGCATTCCTGACCCACTGCGGGTGGAGCTCGGTGCTGGAGTCGATGGCGGCGGGGGTGCCTATGGTGGCGCTGCCGCTGCACATTGACCAGCCGCTGAACGCCAACCTCGCGCTGGAGGTGGGCGCAGCGGCCGCGCGCGTGAAGCAGGAGCAGTTCGGGGAGTTCCAGGCGGAGGAATTGGCGGAGGCAGTCCGCGTGGCCGTGACCGGGGAAGAAGGTCTGGCGGCGAGGCACCGTGCGAGGGAGCTGCGGGAGGTGGTGGCGCGGAACAACAGCGACGACCGGCAGATCGGGAGGCTGATCCAGAGGATGGCGCAGCTCTGTGGCAAGGGTCAGACCATGCCAAATTAG